TTCTTAATCCACTTACATCTTCTTCCAATTTTTCAAGTTTAGGAGCAATTACTTTTTGAAGAAAAGAACATCTACTCTCATTTTTTCATCTCTATTTTTATTATACTTGCTTCTTTGTTTCCTATCAAGCATTAATTAGGTACGGGTACGGTTCTTATAGAGCACCAAAACCTTTTATTTTTCAATAATACCAAATTTTAATAAAAAATAACTTATATTTTAATTATCTGCTCCCTCTCAGAACCAACAGAAATTGCAGATATCTTTACTTCAATAAGTTCCTGTATTCTTTCAATATATTTCTTTGCATTTGTTGGTAATTTACTATATTCTTTTATGTCAGATATACTTTCACTCCATCCATCCATTTCTTCATAAATAACCTCACAATTTGAAAATACTTTCATATTCATTGGATATTCATTATAAATTTTACCATCATATTTATATGCAACTCCTATTTTCAATTTTTCAATACCTGATAAAACATCCAATTTTGTTATAAAAATTTCATCAAGTCCATTTACAATAGAAGCAAACCTTACAATTACTGAATCAAACCAACCACATCTTCTTGGCCTTCCTGTTGTTGCACCATATTCATTCCCTGACCTTCTCAATGTATCTTCAAGAAGCCCTTTCATCTCGGTAGGAAATGGACCTTTTCCAACTCTTGTTGTATATGCTTTAACAATTCCTATCACTTTATCTATTTTTGTTGGGGAAATTCCAAGACCTGTACAACTCCCCCCAGATATTGGATTTGAAGCAGTAACATAAGGATATGTACCAAAATCAATATCAAGAAATGTTCCCTGTGCTCCTTCGGCAAGAATATTTTTTCCCTTGGAGAGCATATCATTTATAAAAATTGTTCCATTTATTATGTATTTTTTTATTTTCTCTCTTATTTCTTTATAATCATTATAAATTTTATCTGCATTAAGTATTTTTTCTTTATAATATTCTTTTAAGAGATAGTTCTTTAATTC
The bacterium DNA segment above includes these coding regions:
- a CDS encoding adenylosuccinate synthase — protein: MVTVVVGTQWGDEGKGKVIDYLAKDMDIVARYQGGANAGHTVIINGKKFIFHLVPSGILYPEKICLIGNGTVIDPVSLFEEIAFLEKNGIKVDDRLFIYENAHITMPYHKILDQIEDKFRGKGELGTTGRGIGTTYADKYGRIGIRVVDLLDDDVFYEKLKIALELKNYLLKEYYKEKILNADKIYNDYKEIREKIKKYIINGTIFINDMLSKGKNILAEGAQGTFLDIDFGTYPYVTASNPISGGSCTGLGISPTKIDKVIGIVKAYTTRVGKGPFPTEMKGLLEDTLRRSGNEYGATTGRPRRCGWFDSVIVRFASIVNGLDEIFITKLDVLSGIEKLKIGVAYKYDGKIYNEYPMNMKVFSNCEVIYEEMDGWSESISDIKEYSKLPTNAKKYIERIQELIEVKISAISVGSEREQIIKI